In Romeriopsis navalis LEGE 11480, the sequence CTGAATCAAAAATTCTGTTGCGGACGGGTCAAAAAAGTGGACGGCGGCATCTAACAGCGTGGACTTAAACTCACCTCGGCGATGGTTGATATCGGCCCCTCGATCGAGCATTTTTTTGGTTAGGATAAAGTCTTGATTTTTCAGCGACCAATAGGTGAGGTCGTTGAGCACTGCGGTTGGATACTGTCGCTGGTCCAGCATCGCTTGCGCCTTGGCGGAGTCCCCTTCCTGCACTGCGAGTTCCAAAGAAAGATTCGGCATTGCATAGGGAAACCCAATCACGAGAACGGCTATCGTCGTTGCGAGACCAATCAACACGCGCCAACGATAGCGGCGGATAAACCGGAATACGCGTTTGGCGTCAGCGATTAGAAAAAATAGCCCCCCAATGATCACAAGCAGCAATGCGACCGCCACAACGCTGAAGAAATCCGGTGGTAAAGGAATTGATGACCCACCAATTTTTAAGCCGAGATCCCAGTCAAATATGGCATTGAGACTTCCTGTTATCAGGGTCATCCCCGCCGCAATCAGGGTGAGTAGGCCCATCAACTGTACAAAAGCTTTCATAGTAACCGGTAGTAGATTTTGAGCAACTTGCTAATTCGTCCAGCTGAAATATACATCACGCGTGATTGAGCTTATGCAATGACGGGGATAAATGGCCGGGGAGCCTTCAGCCGCTTCCATAAAAAGGCGGCATAGGCTTGACGCCGCCGTTCAATCTGCTCGGTCGAGGCACCCGCACCCAGCAACGGTTGTAGAAAGCAATCCGGCACTTGGGTAACGGCATGCTGTAGGACTTGGGGGGAAAGTTTTGCCGTGAGTTGGGCATCCCAGTGATGTAGTGCATCCATCTGTGCCGCAAATAAATGGTGATGCAGGGCATATTTTGAACTGCGCGGTGAATCTTCCATCACGGTGGCCCAACGGTATTGAAACGGCAGCGCTGCACCATGATCGATCAGCCACACTTGATCGTGATACCGCATTAAATTCGGATTTTGCGCTGTGCGATCGAGATTCATCACCAGACTATCCAGCCACAGGACTTGGCAAGCAAAGGCTGGATCGATTGCGGCAATCGCATCCGCTTGAATATCCACTGCCCCATCCAAGTACTGAAACCCTAAGTTGATCCCAGTGCTGGCTGCCAGTAAATCGAGAAACTCATCTTCCTGTGCGGGATTCTCGATCGTCTCGTCAATCAAAATCAGCGCACGACAGGGCACCCAAAATCCCAAGGCTTCCGCGATATGCGCCACGATAATCTCAGCCACTAATGCTGCTGTACCCTGAGCAGCCCCCCGGAGCTTCGTCAAAAATTGCCCTGCATCGGTTTCCACAATGATGGGGCGCGAACTACCACGGGGCTGCACTGAGACCACCTGTCGAGCTTGATAGATTGGAATACTGAGTGCCATATATCCATCGTCTGCAACACGGGGCCAATCTCCAGTGTCGCAGACAAATGTTGAAAATAAGTGTGACAGGCCGCCAAAATCAAACAGCCGGCTGACGCGGATTTTCGATCGATGACATTACTGCGCTGGCTCGCATAGGGCGATCGCCAGCAGTACAGCCGAAATGGCGGCGGCGGCAGTTCGAGCATGATTCCACAAGGTCCAATTGTTCAGGTACTTGGCCCATAATCGCAGACCTTCAGTGCTATCGGGCGTAACGATCGCTAAAGCATCATTGAGCGGGATATTGCCCAGTACAGTTACGCCGATCGTGCCGATGAGATAAATCAGCGTCCCCGCGAGCCAATACACCGTGACTAAATGTGGCCATTGTGGCAATAACACCAGCGTGAGGATAATGCCCAGCACCGCGGGGCCAAAAAAAGCGGCCATAAACCACGGCGTAAATACCGTAATGTTGATTGACTGCATGGTGGCAATTCCCTGCGCCGGGGGTTGCTGGGCCAGGGCTTGCATCACAAAGGTCGAAAAGGCGAAAAATATCCCAGCGCTGAGGGCACTGCAAAGTGCTGTGAGCAGCATCAACCAAAAGCGTAAATTATGCACAGTTGCCATGAGACAGCCTCCTTCTGGGGTGTTTGAGTAAATTTTGAGTGGTTGAGTAATTGGAACCGCTTTAGTACGACACCCCAGGGGTCTGATGAATCGCGGCATCATCACGGAGTTGCCGCAACAGAAAGTCCGCGACATCGGCGCGCGAAATCTTGAGTTTTGTGGTTTTATCACTGCTGGGAAAGCCATAGCGATACTGGCGCGTCCGTTCTCCATCGGTGAAGGCACTTGGGCGGACGATCGTCCAATCGAGGTGGCTTTGTTTCACCAGTGCTTCCTGCTTTTGGTGATCGGCAAATACTTTTCGCAAGAGGTCACCAAACATGATGTATTTCCAGAAAAAGTTGAGATTTCCCCAACTGTCGCCTGCACCTAAAGTGGACTGACAGATCAGACGCCGAATGCCGGTGGCTTCCATTGCCTGAATAATTTGCTTTGTGCCTTCGGAGCGGATTGTGCCGGTGAGTTGCTTGCCGGCACCGAGAATACAGGCAACAGCATCTTGACCTTGCATCGCTTGGGTGACGGCCTGGGGATCAAGTACATCGCCCTGAAAAATGTGGAGTTGTGGGTGTTGTTGGGGCAGTTTGGCCGGTGTGCGGGCAAAGGCTGTGACGGTATGGCCTGCTTCTAGGGCTTGTTGGACGAAGTGTTGTCCGATGTGGCCGGTCGCACCGAAAACTAATAGTTTCATGATGTTTTTCCTGCGGGTTGAATAATCACAGTTCCAACTTAGAGAAATCTAATTGCCGTCGCTATTTGATTCTGGGGAAACTATCACAATCTTGCTATGGCTTTATGGGGGGTAGCGCAAACTAAATGAAATGCCCATACTCAAAACTAGATGTATGGGGCCAGCCGGATGAATCAAGTCGCTTCCCAACCGTCAATACTGAGTCACCTCCCCTGTCGATCGAGCCAAGCTTAGGGGTGGGAAAATATGCTGGTGGAACAGTTTCAGCCGAGTCCCGGTGAAGCGCGTTGCCAATTCGAGGGTGAGCACACGATTTTTCTTTCCCTGGCACCGCGCCCGGTGGAATTATTACAAGTTCATGAGGGGAAGACCTACACGAGCTTGTCCGGCAAAGGTGATATTGCCTTGCTACCGGCAGACATGCCGCTGTTTGCCCGCTGGGATAGCCCGGATCACTACTTGCGGATACGGTTGTCCACTCAGTTCATGCAAAACGTGGCGCAGGAAACGCTGTCCCAAAATCCGGATCACCTAGAATTCACTCCAACGGCGAATCTGCGCCATCCTCAGATTGAGTCGATCGGCATGATGCTCTTGGGCGAGCTGCAACAGTCGAATATCGGCAATCGACTGTATGTTGATGCTCTCGCGAATGCCTTAGCGGTAAACTTGCTGCGGCACTATGTCGCGCACCAGTCAGCGGTGCCAACCTATACGGGGGGAGTGCCCCAATGGCAACTGCGACTGGTAATTGATTATATTGACGCAAGTTTGGCGCAGGATATTAAGCTGGCGGATTTGGCGCAGTTGTTAGATATGAGTCAGTTTCACTTCGGGCGGTTGTTTAAGCAGTCGATCGGCGTATCACCGCACCAATATTTAATTCAGCAACGGGTGGAATGGGCCAAGCAGTTGTTGAAACAGACCGATCGCTTAATTGTCGATATCGCCTTGGATTGTGGGTTTAACAGCCATAGCCATTTGACTAAGCAGTTTTGTCAACTGACCGGCTTGACGCCAAAAGCCTATCGCACTAGTTAAATGATTGACGCTGGTGGTTTTACCCGACGCGACATCAAGATCAAGCACTACATCATGCTTATAGACAGACTTTGCGCTGCAAGTTGACCAAATGCTGCTTTAACTTCGCCTTTAATTTTATTTTGGTTCCTCGGCGCTTTTAGGTGAGGTCCGCTACACTATTTTGCTGGTTGCCCTGACTTAAGATGTTGTTTTCCATCAATCATCGCCGAAATTTCGGAATATTTATCAATTGGCAATTAGGGAAAAGCAAAAAAATGCTTGATCTGTAAACTTAAAGGCTGGAGCAATTTTGATGAATTTCTAGAACTCTGCCCATATTTTTGTTCCTTCAGAGAAATAATGGGTAAACTGACTAAGTTGAGTTCGAAAAAATGCGAACTTTGGTCAAAAATGGTCAGGATCTTAAATATATCGGAATGATGCTGGTTTAGCCTTTCGGTCTAGATCATTCTGGTACTCAGTGACATTCTCTGAGCGAATTGGCATTTCTACCGCGCGAGCGATTTCGTTTACTTTGCTTGGGCTTTGAAGATCACTTGCAGGAGAATATATGGTTATTTCCATGACAATTAAAGGTCGGATTTATCGTTACGCTGTCTTGCCTTTAGCCGTGCTTGGTGCCCTGTGGTCTGCTTCGGAGGCGCAGGCGCTGAGTTTATTTGTTGACGATCGTGCAGGATTTAATGCGAGTTTGACCCTAAACTCCGCTTCTACAGTGGTCGATTCGGGTGGTGCCTTTGCTCCAGATGAGGCGGCAGGTACGAGTTTGCCATCGGTGACACGTACTGGTGCGATTGCTGGCCAGTCGTTGACCTACAGTATCTATGACATTGACTTTAGTAATACGCCTACAGGTACGATTACGCCTGGAACGGTTGGTGGCGATATTGCTGAGTTAGATAATCTCAAGATTGAGTCGCCAGCCCGTCAGGGTAATGCGGAGGGCACTGGAACCTGGGGTGTTGATAGTGCTTTTGGCGCTAGCTCCACGCGGAATGCCGGGCTGTTCGACTTTGATCGACCTATTGGCCATTTTGGGCTTGATTTGCACGACTTTGAAAGTTCTGCTGTTGGTACGTTGGGGCAGATTCGGCTCTATAACAATGGCAATTTGCTATCGGGGCTGACGCAGAATATTGTTTGGAGTGACGACGGGAATGATGTGTCTCACTTTATTGGTGTTGTGGCGATGAATCCGAGTGAGTTCTTTGATTCAATCGTGTTTGTATTAGGTGACGATGATTTAGGTGATCAAGGCTTTAGAGAGAGCTGGGCAGCCGATCGCTTTACCTTTGGTGAAGCCTCGGCAGATGTGGCGACACCTGTCCCAACGCCAGCACTGCTGCCAGGCGTAGTGGGTTTAGGTGCTTCGATTTGGCGTAAGCGTCGTCGGACTCAGCAGGTGTAGCATCAATGTTTATACTATCGGATTGATTGACTGTCTTTGTTGCAAGATGATTTGTTGATTTGAGCCTCGCAGCTGTAGCTGCGAGGTTTTCTCATATCCTGATCTGGCTCAAATTCTGGGCTGTGGGAGGGAAAGGACTTACAGAATAGCAATCTAACCGAGCGAGTGATGTAGTGCTTTGCTTCAACATCAAGATCAAGATTTAGGTCAGATTCAGTCCGCCATCAGCCATTAAAATTTCGCCGGTTATATAGTGGCTGGCGACCAGCATTGACGCAACCTGAGCGATTTCGGTTGGTTCGGCACCGCGTCCCATCGGCGATCGTGCTTGCCAAAGCTCACGCGCGGCAAGCCAATTCTGACTCATTGGCGTATTCACCAAACCGGGGGCGATCGCATTCACTCGAATATCCGGGGCCAAGTTGAGGGCCAAGAGCTTGGTCATATGATTCAATGCGGCTTTACTGGCGGAATAGGGAATCGAGGCACCTTTAGGCCGAATCCCGGCATGGGAGCTGATATTTAAAATGCAACTCGGACATTCGCGGGTTGAAGACTGGCGCAGGGCGCTTTCCGCTGCGGCAATTAACGTCCAAGGAGCAATGACGTTGACTTCATAGAGGTCGCGCCAGATTTCCGGTGTGGCAGCTTTGAGTGCAGTATGGGGAATGGTGGCGCTAATCCCGGCGTTATTGACTAATACATCGAGCTGATTGTATTTTTCCAAAACTGCGGTAATCAGATCACGCGATTGGGTTTGGTCGGATAGATCGGCTTGAAAATACGTGGCTCCAGGATATGCGGCGGCGAGCGCTTGTCCGGTATCGACGGAGGATTTGGAATGGAAAGCGATGATAAATCCATCTGCGGCCAGTCGTTTGGCGATCGCCATACCGATTCCCGATGTGGACCCCGTAACTAATGCCACCCGCTTTGCGTTTTGATTCACCGTCTGGATACTCCCCTTGTGCAAGTGGACTTTTGCTTTATTCGATCGAGATTGCTGGTGCGATTTTGTAATGCAATTGCACAAAGCCAAATTCAAATGCTTTTGTGCTGATACATTGCAGTTGAATATCTTGCGTTAAAGGACCAAAGAGCGGCTTACCGACACCGAGAATCGTGGGAATCACTGTGATGATGAGTTGATCAACAAGTCCAGCAGCGAGGAAGCGTTGAATTGTGATGCCACCATCAACGTAGATATGTTTGATGCCTTTGGCGGCTAGCCGATCGCACAATGCTTCGGGCGTTTCGGCAGAATGCGAAATGGTGTCCGGTAGACGTGCCGGGAAATCGATCAAATTGCGACTCAGCACCACCACGGGCATATCGCCATAGGGCCATTGGCCAAAGGATAAAACTTGCTCGTAGGTGTTACGGCCCATCACGAGGGTATCGATTTCGGCCATAAATGCCGCATAACCACAATCTTCATCCGCCGGAACAGTCGCATTTGCCGCATCCAGCCAATCAAGATCGCCATTCTCACGGGCAATAAACCCGTCGAGGCTGGTGGCAATGAAGACAGATATTTGAGGTTTCATGAGGTGGTGATTGAGCTTAAGCTCGCAAAAATGGCTTGATGCTCTGAATATATTGCTGAGGTTGCTCTAGATCAGGAAAATGTCCACAGCCATCAAATTTGATCATCTTAGCCTCAGGCACATGGACCGATACAGAGGTGAAATCAGTATGTTGATGGGAACGATCGCGATTGCCATAAATCATTAAGGTTGGAGTCGTGATATTTTGCAGGCTTGAGTCTTCCGTCCGATTCAACCCCTGGACCAGGCTGGCCAAACAAAAGCAGCCGCCAGATAGTAATGCCTGATCAGCCTGGTGAACAAAGGATGATTTTTGCTCACTGCGACTTGGTAAAGCTTTGTCATACCATTTCGCGGACAACTGGCGTACCAAACCAGCCGCTAAAAGTTGTCCAACGTAGGGAATATGCAAAACCCGTGGAATAATCTGTCTATCCCATTGACGCATTGCCTGGAAAGATGGCGTTTGCCCCAGGACTAAATGTGACACACGATCGGGATAGTGCTGCGCTGCATACATTGCAAAAAAGCCATTAGCACAGGTAAAAGCCAAAGCCGCAAAGGGAAGCTTAAGTCGATCCATCACCTCAATGACAGTTTCTCCCATCTGCGATACCGAAAAATCGAACTTGAAGGATGGATAGGAAAATCCAAATCCTGGTAAGTCAAATCCAATTACTCGAAAATCAGGTTCCAGTAGTTGAATGATTTCACGATAATGTTCCAGCACACAAGGACCATCTGGCACAAGGATAATGGCTTGTTTACTACCACCCGTATCAAGTATGCGAATTGTCCCAGCCTGTGTCTGGAGCAATTGCATTTGCTGATTCCAGAGACTGTCTACTTGCCTACGTCGCCCTCGGATCGTGCTGATGAGACTGTCAAGATGTGAGCCTTGCATATTAGGACAATATTGCTAGATTGTGATGCTTTTACTACTGCGCCAAACTCTGATAGACGATCGTCAAAAATGCTTTCGGATTGAGGAATCCATCGCCCCATGCTTTGTCATAATCCGCTGTCGGCTGCGATGCAAGAAACTGCTCCAGGGTTTGGCCTTTGGCGATCGCGGCTTCCGTCTGTAGCCGAACATTCACCAGCATCTTGCGGTAAGCCGCGGGAGCTTTTTGCATATCCCGCCATTGTAGCGATCGCCCGCGCTATCGTGGGGCGATCAAGCATTCTGTCTCATCGCTTTAAACAACTTCAGTCGCCTAAATCATTCGCAAACTTGCGTTACGCGATCGGCCCAATACAACTGCTACTGAATCCCAAATGGATTCTCCCAATAATCACTATGGTTACATTTCACCGCTGAAAGTTCTGCACATTCAACTCAAACCAAATTCGCATAATGCCATCATCGCCTATTTCCTCCCGCATCACCCGAAATCCCAATGTGC encodes:
- a CDS encoding ankyrin repeat domain-containing protein, yielding MKAFVQLMGLLTLIAAGMTLITGSLNAIFDWDLGLKIGGSSIPLPPDFFSVVAVALLLVIIGGLFFLIADAKRVFRFIRRYRWRVLIGLATTIAVLVIGFPYAMPNLSLELAVQEGDSAKAQAMLDQRQYPTAVLNDLTYWSLKNQDFILTKKMLDRGADINHRRGEFKSTLLDAAVHFFDPSATEFLIQQGIDLNAQDSLGRTALHTLITYRRTNVTGADEAQILALVKQLVTAGANPKIENQAGKTPLQLAQDMQYNTIVEFLK
- a CDS encoding HipA family kinase, coding for MALSIPIYQARQVVSVQPRGSSRPIIVETDAGQFLTKLRGAAQGTAALVAEIIVAHIAEALGFWVPCRALILIDETIENPAQEDEFLDLLAASTGINLGFQYLDGAVDIQADAIAAIDPAFACQVLWLDSLVMNLDRTAQNPNLMRYHDQVWLIDHGAALPFQYRWATVMEDSPRSSKYALHHHLFAAQMDALHHWDAQLTAKLSPQVLQHAVTQVPDCFLQPLLGAGASTEQIERRRQAYAAFLWKRLKAPRPFIPVIA
- a CDS encoding anthrone oxygenase family protein; this encodes MATVHNLRFWLMLLTALCSALSAGIFFAFSTFVMQALAQQPPAQGIATMQSINITVFTPWFMAAFFGPAVLGIILTLVLLPQWPHLVTVYWLAGTLIYLIGTIGVTVLGNIPLNDALAIVTPDSTEGLRLWAKYLNNWTLWNHARTAAAAISAVLLAIALCEPAQ
- a CDS encoding NAD(P)-dependent oxidoreductase — protein: MKLLVFGATGHIGQHFVQQALEAGHTVTAFARTPAKLPQQHPQLHIFQGDVLDPQAVTQAMQGQDAVACILGAGKQLTGTIRSEGTKQIIQAMEATGIRRLICQSTLGAGDSWGNLNFFWKYIMFGDLLRKVFADHQKQEALVKQSHLDWTIVRPSAFTDGERTRQYRYGFPSSDKTTKLKISRADVADFLLRQLRDDAAIHQTPGVSY
- a CDS encoding AraC family transcriptional regulator — its product is MEQFQPSPGEARCQFEGEHTIFLSLAPRPVELLQVHEGKTYTSLSGKGDIALLPADMPLFARWDSPDHYLRIRLSTQFMQNVAQETLSQNPDHLEFTPTANLRHPQIESIGMMLLGELQQSNIGNRLYVDALANALAVNLLRHYVAHQSAVPTYTGGVPQWQLRLVIDYIDASLAQDIKLADLAQLLDMSQFHFGRLFKQSIGVSPHQYLIQQRVEWAKQLLKQTDRLIVDIALDCGFNSHSHLTKQFCQLTGLTPKAYRTS
- a CDS encoding PTPA-CTERM sorting domain-containing protein, with amino-acid sequence MVISMTIKGRIYRYAVLPLAVLGALWSASEAQALSLFVDDRAGFNASLTLNSASTVVDSGGAFAPDEAAGTSLPSVTRTGAIAGQSLTYSIYDIDFSNTPTGTITPGTVGGDIAELDNLKIESPARQGNAEGTGTWGVDSAFGASSTRNAGLFDFDRPIGHFGLDLHDFESSAVGTLGQIRLYNNGNLLSGLTQNIVWSDDGNDVSHFIGVVAMNPSEFFDSIVFVLGDDDLGDQGFRESWAADRFTFGEASADVATPVPTPALLPGVVGLGASIWRKRRRTQQV
- a CDS encoding SDR family NAD(P)-dependent oxidoreductase, with the protein product MNQNAKRVALVTGSTSGIGMAIAKRLAADGFIIAFHSKSSVDTGQALAAAYPGATYFQADLSDQTQSRDLITAVLEKYNQLDVLVNNAGISATIPHTALKAATPEIWRDLYEVNVIAPWTLIAAAESALRQSSTRECPSCILNISSHAGIRPKGASIPYSASKAALNHMTKLLALNLAPDIRVNAIAPGLVNTPMSQNWLAARELWQARSPMGRGAEPTEIAQVASMLVASHYITGEILMADGGLNLT
- a CDS encoding dihydrofolate reductase family protein, with translation MKPQISVFIATSLDGFIARENGDLDWLDAANATVPADEDCGYAAFMAEIDTLVMGRNTYEQVLSFGQWPYGDMPVVVLSRNLIDFPARLPDTISHSAETPEALCDRLAAKGIKHIYVDGGITIQRFLAAGLVDQLIITVIPTILGVGKPLFGPLTQDIQLQCISTKAFEFGFVQLHYKIAPAISIE
- a CDS encoding alpha/beta fold hydrolase, translating into MQLLQTQAGTIRILDTGGSKQAIILVPDGPCVLEHYREIIQLLEPDFRVIGFDLPGFGFSYPSFKFDFSVSQMGETVIEVMDRLKLPFAALAFTCANGFFAMYAAQHYPDRVSHLVLGQTPSFQAMRQWDRQIIPRVLHIPYVGQLLAAGLVRQLSAKWYDKALPSRSEQKSSFVHQADQALLSGGCFCLASLVQGLNRTEDSSLQNITTPTLMIYGNRDRSHQHTDFTSVSVHVPEAKMIKFDGCGHFPDLEQPQQYIQSIKPFLRA